TGCTGAGCGCCTGGCGGACCTTCACGTTGTTGAACGGCGGGTTCGTGGTGTCGAGGATGATCCACTGCGAGCCCTGGCGCTCGAACTTCTTGATCTCCTTGCTGAGTACTGGGTCCGCCTTTGCGCGCGTGATGTCGGCGCCGACGAGGACCGCGCGGTCAAGCTCCCCCGCCTCATACGCGACGGGCGACTTCGCGGCCTGGTCGTCGAACAGCGTCCAGACGATCGTGTCGGGACCGTTGTTCTCGCCCCAGTAGTTCGGGTTCTTCTCGACGGTCATGCTCTGCTCGGGTTTCCACTCCACCAGCCGGTAGTGACCGTTCGAGATGTACGTGTCCTTGGTGAGCGTCCACTTCTCGGCGTTCTTGTCGATCGTGTCCTTGCGCACCGGATAGGCGGTCCACGTCGCGACGAGATGCATGAAGAACGGCGCAGGTCGCTCGAGCGTCACGACGAAGGTGCGGTCGTCTGTCGCCTTCGCTCCCATGCCTTCCGCCGTACCCTTGCCCGTCCCGAAGGCTTCGGCTCCCTTCACCGGCCACAGCGTCTGCGCGTAGCGGGACTTGGTGGCCGGGTCGGTCGCGCGCTTCCACGCGTACTCGAAGTCGGACGCTTTCAAGGCCTGCCCGTCCGACCACTTGAGCCCGGCGCGGAGGTTGAACGTGTAGGTGAGGCCGTCCGGTGAGATCGTCCACTTCTCGGCCTGGCCGGGCTTTATCTCACCGGTCACCTGGTCGACGTACGCGAGGCCTTCGAACATGTTCTGGATCTGCTCAAGCCCGGCGCCACCCGAGCTGATGCCCGGATCCATGGTGTTGACGATCTTCGCTGCCTCCGGCAGCCGCAGCGTGGTCTTCTTCGCGGCCTGGCTCGGAGCCGGTGTGGCCGAGCTCGTCGGCGACGTGCACGCGGCGACCGTCAGCAGGACCAAAAGGGATAGCGCGACAAGTTTCCTCATCTAGAGCTCCCTGCGGTAAACCCCGCCCCCTGACAAGCGGGAAGGATACGCCGCCTCTTACTACCTCAAGATGACGCTCGGAGTTCGGCGATGTTGCTGCCACACCGAAGATGTACGGCAGCCGTTAGCCCTCCGTGGGCACCCAGTGGCGCGGCCCCATCCCACAGAGCAACTACACCGCGGGCCGCGATGGCAATGCGGTCGAGCTCATCGTCGACCACTGGACGGTCGTGACGTTCGAACGCGCGATACGCCGGTTCAACGATCCCGCGAGCATCCTCTCGGCGCACTACGTCATCGGACAGGATGGTCGCATCGCACAGCTCGTCAGTGAGGACGACACCGCGTACCACGCGGGCAGGTTCGAGGTGAACCTGCGCTCGATCGGCATCGAGCACGAGGCCGGTCCCGCGATGGCTCCGAGCGAGGCGCTCTACGCCGCGTCGGCGAGCCTGCACCGAGAGATCGCCAACCGTCACGGCCTCGACCTGTTCCTCGGCACGACGGTGCTGCCGCATCACGCCATCGTTCCGACCGAATGCCCGGGCACGCTCGACCTGGAACGCATCGTCCGTGAAGCAGAGGAGGAAGACGACATGTTCACCGAAGAAGATCGGCGGATGCTGAAGCGCGTGTACGACCACCTCGAGGCGTACGAGCCGCTGGTGTGGACGACGCGACTGCAGCGCTGGCTGGCGAAGGCGATCCGCAGCGTCTTCCCGAACGCCGACGTCAGCGGGCCCGACGTGGAGAGCGGCCAGCCCTTCAAGGGCTGAGGCGGCGGGCTACGCCTCCGCGCCGAGCCGCCGCGCGATCTCGCGCCGGTGCTCCCACTCGTGCTCGAGCATGCGGCGGATCGTCTTACGCATCGTGCGCGCGCCGGACGGATGCTCCTTCACGAATGCACGCTCCGCTGGTGTGAGCTTGGCGAGCCGCGCGATCGCGGCGTCGCGGGCTTCCTTCAACGCGATGCGGACATCGAGGTCGCCGCGTCCCGCGGCGTTGGTCGGCCCGTTCACCTCCTTGACCGCGCCGAGCGAGCTCGCGAGATAGCCCGCGTCCGCGCCGAGTACGTGCAGCAGCATGTCGCGGAGCGAGCGGCCCTTCGCCGGCTTCGCGTCGAGTGCCTTCGCGCTTGCGCCTTTGACGAGACCGAGGAGATCCGCCCGCGACCATTCGAGGCGACGCAGGGACGTCGCAAGCTCGGCCGGGGTCACCGGCTTCCGATCCGGCACGTACACCGCCTGCGGCGAGCCGTGCCCCAGGAAGTCCCCTTTGGTGATGTGCTCGGCGACGCGCGTGGCGATGGGGGCCTTCGGATCGACCTTTTCGCCGTGGCGCTTCAGGTACCGGAGATACGCAGCGATCTCATCCGGCGCCGCTGCCAGCGCCTCGTCCGTCGTCGGCGCGAACCATGCGCAGCCGAGAAGATCGACGACGTGCACGAGGGTCGACTTCCGCTGCGGCCCGGACTCCAGGTAAAGCGCGTACGTCGAAACGGCTTGGGTGATAGCGGCTACGGTAACGCGGGCGATGAAGCTAGTGCTTCTGCGCGAGCACCCAGGCGTCGACCTTCGCGCGGTACTGGTGCGGCGCCTTCGCGAAGGACTTCATGCAGCCGGGGCCGCAGAAGGCGTACTCGCGATCGTCCATCTCAAGTGTGAGCCCGTGCTCGCGGGAGTCGGCGATGTCCACGATCATCCCGCACACCGGATCGAGGATCTTCTCACCCGGCACGCCCGACGTGTCTCTCACGTCCTAGTGGACCTTTGTGACGCCGACGCCGGCGTTCGGTGTGCTGCTCGTCGGTGAGCCCCCCGAGGGCGTCTGACCGTTTTG
This sequence is a window from Candidatus Limnocylindria bacterium. Protein-coding genes within it:
- a CDS encoding peptide ABC transporter substrate-binding protein, which translates into the protein MRKLVALSLLVLLTVAACTSPTSSATPAPSQAAKKTTLRLPEAAKIVNTMDPGISSGGAGLEQIQNMFEGLAYVDQVTGEIKPGQAEKWTISPDGLTYTFNLRAGLKWSDGQALKASDFEYAWKRATDPATKSRYAQTLWPVKGAEAFGTGKGTAEGMGAKATDDRTFVVTLERPAPFFMHLVATWTAYPVRKDTIDKNAEKWTLTKDTYISNGHYRLVEWKPEQSMTVEKNPNYWGENNGPDTIVWTLFDDQAAKSPVAYEAGELDRAVLVGADITRAKADPVLSKEIKKFERQGSQWIILDTTNPPFNNVKVRQALSMATDAKRLNEVVLKDAYFNAVSIVAPGIPGQKTSNALGYDMAKAKQLLSEAGYPDGKNWPANVKFTFASGAAETKAIAEAIQGMWKSALGIDIVLEPMEDKAFDNWRTTRKDQPFHMYVSGWGSDYEDPNNWYNLLFDSKADFFYAHWKNAEFDSLVASGLKENDPAKRKTTYESADKILNAEAPYITYYHWARFDLIKPYIEGLNHYRVLGRIQGYLVRVKK
- a CDS encoding peptidoglycan recognition family protein, which codes for MGTQWRGPIPQSNYTAGRDGNAVELIVDHWTVVTFERAIRRFNDPASILSAHYVIGQDGRIAQLVSEDDTAYHAGRFEVNLRSIGIEHEAGPAMAPSEALYAASASLHREIANRHGLDLFLGTTVLPHHAIVPTECPGTLDLERIVREAEEEDDMFTEEDRRMLKRVYDHLEAYEPLVWTTRLQRWLAKAIRSVFPNADVSGPDVESGQPFKG
- a CDS encoding DinB family protein, whose amino-acid sequence is MHVVDLLGCAWFAPTTDEALAAAPDEIAAYLRYLKRHGEKVDPKAPIATRVAEHITKGDFLGHGSPQAVYVPDRKPVTPAELATSLRRLEWSRADLLGLVKGASAKALDAKPAKGRSLRDMLLHVLGADAGYLASSLGAVKEVNGPTNAAGRGDLDVRIALKEARDAAIARLAKLTPAERAFVKEHPSGARTMRKTIRRMLEHEWEHRREIARRLGAEA